TAGAAGGAGCAAGAAAACCAGGGTGAAGGGGTTGATCCGCTGCGGCAAGGTCTACCTCCCTGGTCCTATGGTAGCGCCTTCGCGGTGAGAGGACTGAGGGGTGTGGTATTCTCTAGCGGCGATGAAGGGGGTCCTCGAGGCCCTGCACCAGGGGGATTACGACACCGCCATTGAGCGCCTCACCCGGAAGGCCCTGTTCGGCTCCAAAGGGGAGGCCCGGGAGGCCCTTTTGCTCCTGGCGGAGGTGCATAGCCTCTACGGGGAGGAGGGGTTGGAAAAGGCCCACCGGGCCTTGGAGGAGGCCTATGAGCTCGGGGGGCTGGAGTACGACCCCCTGTACCGGGCCCTTCTGGGGGAGCTTCTGGCCCTCGAGGGCCGAGGGGAGAGGGAGGTGCTGGCCCTGTTCCTCCCCACGGAGGACCCCCGGGCCCGCTACCACCAGGCCCAGGCCCTCTTCTACCTGGGGCGGTTTGAGGAGGTGCTGAGGACGCTTAAGGAGGGGCTTCCCGCCTTTTTGGCCTGGCGGGCAGAGGGGCTTAGGGGCAGGGCCTTGGAGAGGCTGGGCCGCTACCGGGAGGCCGCCTTGGCCTACGAGAGGGGGGCGGAGCTGGCCTTGGGGCTGGAGCGCTACTGGCTCCTCTTGGATGCCGCTGCCATGTGGCTGGAGGCGGGGGAGGGGGAAAGGGCCCTCTTGGCCCTGGAGGAGGCCTTGGGGGCCGTGGGGGAGGAGCCCGTGGAGGATGCCGCCACCCGCCACTACCTCCTGGCCCGGGCCCATTTCCTCCTGGATAACCCCAACCGGGCCCTGGAGGAGGTGGGGAGGGCTTTGGCTTTGGAGGAGGAAAGCGGCCACAAGGCGTATGGCACTCCCCTTCTGCAAGGGCAGATCCTTCTCCGCCTGGGCCGTTACGCGGAGGGCATGGCCGCCTTCCAGGAGGCTTTGGCCAGGGCTGAAGGCCTGGAGAAGGGCTACGTTCTCCACGAGATGGCGGTGGCGGCCCTGGACCAGGGGGCCTACCTGGAGGCGGAGGAGTACCTGGGGGCCCTTTTGCGGGAAGAGGGCTACCCCTACCGCGCCCAGGCCCTGGCGGACCTGGCCGAGGCCCTGTACCGGCAAGGACGGTACCAGGAGGCGGAGGAGATGGCGCAAAAGGCCATGCGCCAGGGGGCAGAGGCGGCGGGGGAGCTGATCCTGGGCCACATCGCCTACGACCTCATGCACCTGGAGGAAGCCCTGACCCACTACCGCAAGGCGGCGGAGCTTTCCCAGGAGGGAAGCCGGGAGTGGGTGGGGGCCCAGGAGATGGTGGTGGATACCCTGGTCCAGTTGGGTTACCGCTCCCCCGAGGAGATCCTGGCCCGCACCGAGGCGGTCTTGCCCCACGTTCACCCCGCCGACGAGTGGCACCAGGCCCTGGTTGCCTACCGGGAGCGGGCGGAGGCCCTCCTGCGGGAGGGAAGGCGGCCCAACTAGGCCTTGCCCCGCCTTAAGGGGGCTAGGGCTTTCAGCACCTCCTGGGCCTTTAAGGGTTTGGGAAGGTGCAAAACCCTAAGGGGACGGAAGAGAAGCCCCGGGGGGGCTTCGCTTACCAGGTACAAGGAGGCCAGCTTGCCCTCGGGGTGGGCCCGGAGCTTTCGGGCCATTTCCAAGGCCCTTTCCCCCTGAAGGATGACGGCCTTGGGCCTTTCCTTCAGGAGGCGCAGGGCCATCTCGGGGTCCAGGGGAAGCTGTACCCGGTAGCGGTGGGCCTCCAACAGGTAAAGGAGAAGCCTTCGCACCACCCCGCTTTCCGCCAACACCAGGACCAAAGGGTCCTCGGCCAGCAGGGTGGATGGGCGGATCAGCCCCCGGCTTTTCAGCTCGAAGAGGATGTGATAAACCTGCTCTTCTGGAAGACCGGAAAGCAAGGCCACGCTTCTCGCCCGCCGCACCCCGTCCAGGAGTTCCAGCACCGTCCAGGCCTCCGGGGTCAGGGGGTGGCGGGTGGGGTCCTCCGCCAGGTGGAAGACCTCGTCGGGGTCCACCTGGCCTTGGCGCCACTCGTCCAGGCGGCGGGCTGCTTCCAGGAGGGTGGCCTTGGTTTCCAGGGTCTCCGGCAGGGCCACCTGGCTTCCCTCCTCCAG
This region of Thermus neutrinimicus genomic DNA includes:
- a CDS encoding tetratricopeptide repeat protein produces the protein MKGVLEALHQGDYDTAIERLTRKALFGSKGEAREALLLLAEVHSLYGEEGLEKAHRALEEAYELGGLEYDPLYRALLGELLALEGRGEREVLALFLPTEDPRARYHQAQALFYLGRFEEVLRTLKEGLPAFLAWRAEGLRGRALERLGRYREAALAYERGAELALGLERYWLLLDAAAMWLEAGEGERALLALEEALGAVGEEPVEDAATRHYLLARAHFLLDNPNRALEEVGRALALEEESGHKAYGTPLLQGQILLRLGRYAEGMAAFQEALARAEGLEKGYVLHEMAVAALDQGAYLEAEEYLGALLREEGYPYRAQALADLAEALYRQGRYQEAEEMAQKAMRQGAEAAGELILGHIAYDLMHLEEALTHYRKAAELSQEGSREWVGAQEMVVDTLVQLGYRSPEEILARTEAVLPHVHPADEWHQALVAYRERAEALLREGRRPN
- a CDS encoding DUF4388 domain-containing protein; translation: MVRATLDELDLAELLKALADHRKSAVVTFRGRLYGRIHLLHGRILYARTEPGPHLGEYLVRLGHLSLEEVQELVERQGRENPGTPLGALALELGLIGEEELREALEAQVLEALATLLGEREGEVLAEPLEEGSQVALPETLETKATLLEAARRLDEWRQGQVDPDEVFHLAEDPTRHPLTPEAWTVLELLDGVRRARSVALLSGLPEEQVYHILFELKSRGLIRPSTLLAEDPLVLVLAESGVVRRLLLYLLEAHRYRVQLPLDPEMALRLLKERPKAVILQGERALEMARKLRAHPEGKLASLYLVSEAPPGLLFRPLRVLHLPKPLKAQEVLKALAPLRRGKA